The sequence below is a genomic window from Posidoniimonas polymericola.
GAAGGATGAGTTTGAAGCGAAGAAGTCGTCAAAGCCCGGAGCAGGTCGTGAAGAAGCTGCGGGACGCGGACGCGATGTTGAATGCCGGCAAGGACTTGGCGGCGGTGCTGTAGGCGCTGGAAGTCAGCGAGTCGACGCTGGAGCGTTGGCGTAAGCAGTACGGCGGGATGAAGTCGGAGGAGGCGGTTCGGCTGAAGAAGCTGGAAGACGAGAACCGCCGCCTGAAGCAGCTGGTGGCGGACCTTTCGCTTGACAACCAGGCGCTGAAGATCGTCGCGGAGGGAAACTTCTGAGCCCTTCCCGGAAGCGAGCGGCGGTGGCCAAGCTGCGTGAGCAGCTGGGCCTCTCCGAGCGGAGGGCGTGCCGCGCGATCGGCCAGCCGCGTTCGAGTCAGCGTTATGAGTCGAAGCCACGGAGCGATGAGCCCCAGCTGCTGAAGCGGATGCTGCAGCTGGCGCGTAGGCGGCCGCGGTTCGGCTACCGCCGCATCGCGGCGTTGTTGCGAGCGGACGACTTCCGGGCGAGCGAATCTCGCATCCTCCGTCTGTGGCGTCGGGAGGGGCTGAAAGTGCTGCAGAAGAAGCAAAAACGCCGCCGACTGGGCGTTGCCGAGAACGGCTGCGACCGCCAGCAGGCGACGCACAAGAACCACGTCTGGGCGTGGGACTTCGCGTTTGACAAGACGGCCAGCGGAACGCAGCTGAAGTGGCTGTCGATCGTCGATGAGTACACGCGGGAGTGCGTGACGCTCAAGTGCGAT
It includes:
- a CDS encoding IS3 family transposase — encoded protein: MAKLREQLGLSERRACRAIGQPRSSQRYESKPRSDEPQLLKRMLQLARRRPRFGYRRIAALLRADDFRASESRILRLWRREGLKVLQKKQKRRRLGVAENGCDRQQATHKNHVWAWDFAFDKTASGTQLKWLSIVDEYTRECVTLKCDRSITSEDVIDRRPRGYEAISNQPWNCSFLGKTRGKPAFAASESLSNRIKDCQVFRYRRP